A portion of the Pan troglodytes isolate AG18354 chromosome 10, NHGRI_mPanTro3-v2.0_pri, whole genome shotgun sequence genome contains these proteins:
- the AVIL gene encoding advillin isoform X2 — protein sequence MPLTSAFRAVDNDPGIIVWRIEKMELALVPVSAHGNFYEGDCYVILSTRRVASLLSQDIHFWIGKDSSQDEQSCAAIYTTQLDDYLGGSPVQHREVQYHESDTFRGYFKQGIIYKQGGVASGMKHVETNTYDVKRLLHVKGKRNIRATEVEMSWDSFNRGDVFLLDLGKVIIQWNGPESNSGERLKAMLLAKDIRDRERGGRAEIGVIEGDKEAASSELMKVLQDTFGRRSIIKPAVPDEIIDQKQKSTIMLYQQVPWSLDKSELEFDSDSQRGDAYIMWLHRGELPDKQRTQCIPPLTCLWEWVALQGFIKMKSYPSSTNVETVNDGAESAMFKQLFQKWSVKDQTMGLGKTFSIGKIAKVFQDKFDVTLLHTKPEVAAQERMVDDGNGKVEVWRIENLELVPVEYQWYGFFYGGDCYLVLYTYEVNGKPHHILYIWQGRHASQDELAASAYQAVEVDRQFDGAAVQVRVRMGMEPRHFMAIFKGKLVIFEGGTSRKGNAEPDPPVRLFQIHGNDKSNTKAVEVPAFASSLNSSDVFLLRTQAEHYLWYGKGSSGDERAMAKELASLLCDGSENTVAEGQEPAEFWDLLGGKTPYANDKRYGNTASPSSGLPLPARLVNCTKAKTSVLKTFLSSLMPLNGLYCRLQQEILDVQSRLFECSNKTGQFIVTEITDFTQDDLNPSDVMLLDTWDQVFLWIGAEANAMEKESALATAQQYLHTHPSGRDPDTPILIIKQGFEPPIFTGWFLAWDPNIWSAGKTYEQLKEELGDAAAIMRITADMKNATLSLNSNDSEPKYYPIAVLLKNQNQELPEDVNPAKKENYLSEQDFVSVFGITRGQFAALPGWKQLQMKKEKGLF from the exons ATGCCTCTGACCAGTGCCTTCAGGGCTGTGGACAACGACCCTGGGATCATTGTCTGGAGAATAGAG AAAATGGAGCTGGCGCTGGTGCCTGTGAGCGCCCACGGCAACTTCTATGAGGGGGACTGCTACGTCATCCTCTCG ACCCGGAGAGTGGCCAGTCTCCTATCCCAGGACATCCACTTCTGGATCGGGAAGGACTCCTCCCAGGATGAGCAAAGCTGCGCAGCCATCTATACCACACAGCTGGACGACTACCTGGGAGGCAGCCCTGTGCAGCACCGAGAGGTCCAGTACCATGAGTCAGACACTTTCCGTGGCTACTTCAAGCAGGGCATCAT CTACAAGCAGGGGGGTGTCGCCTCTGGGATGAAGCACGTGGAGACCAATACCTACGACGTGAAGCGGCTGCTACATgtgaaagggaaaagaaacatcAGGGCTACCGAG GTGGAAATGAGCTGGGACAGTTTCAACCGAGGTGATGTCTTCTTGCTGGACCTTGGGAAagtcatcatccaatggaatggCCCAGAGAGCAACAGTGGGGAGCGCCTGAAG GCTATGCTTCTGGCAAAGGATATTCGAGACAGGGAGCGAGGGGGCCGTGCTGAAATAGGAGTGATCGAGGGAGACAAGGAGGCAGCCAGCTCAGAGCTGATGAAGGTCCTTCAGGACACCTTTGGCCGACGCTCCATTATCAAGCCTGCAGTCCCTGATGAGATCATAGATCAGAAGCAGAAATCAACTATCATGTTGTATCA gcaggtaCCTTGGTCCTTAGACAAAAGTGAGTTAGAATTTGACTCTGACTCCCAGAGGGGAGACGCTTATATCATGTGGCTTCATAGAGGTGAATTACCAGACAAGCAAAGAACTCAGTGTATTCCACCACTGACCTGCCTTTGGGAATGGGTGGCTCTGCAGGGCTTCATCAAGATGAAGAGCTACCCCAGCAGCACCAATGTGGAGACCGTCAACGATGGTGCTGAGTCGGCCATGTTCAAGCAGCTGTTCCAGAAGTGGTCAGTAAAGGACCAGACCATGGGCCTGGGGAAAACATTCAGCATTGGTAAAATTG CTAAAGTTTTCCAGGATAAATTTGATGTGACTCTGTTACACACCAAGCCAGAGGTAgctgcccaggaaagaatggtcGATGATGGCAACGGAAAAGTTGAG GTCTGGAGAATTGAGAACCTGGAGCTGGTCCCTGTGGAGTATCAATGGTATGGCTTCTTTTATGGGGGAGACTGTTATCTGGTCCTCTACACATACGAGGTAAACGGGAAGCCACATCACATCTTGTACATCTGGCAG GGCCGCCATGCCTCACAGGATGAGCTGGCAGCCTCAGCATACCAGGCAGTGGAGGTGGATCGGCAGTTTGATGGGGCCGCTGTGCAGGTTCGAGTCAGGATGGGAATGGAGCCACGCCACTTCATGGCCATCTTCAAAGGGAAGCTAGTTATCTTTGAG GGTGGGACTTCCAGGAAGGGAAATGCCGAGCCTGACCCTCCAGTAAGACTCTTCCAAATTCATGGAAATGACAAATCTAACACCAAAGCAGTGGAAGTTCCAGCCTTTGCCTCCTCCCTAAACTCCAGTGATGTCTTTCTGCTGCGAACTCAGGCAGAGCACTACCTGTGGTATGGCAAG GGGTCTAGTGGGGATGAGCGGGCAATGGCTAAGGAGCTGGCCAGCCTTCTCTGTGATGGCAGCGAGAACACTGTGGCCGAGGGCCAGGAGCCAGCCGAGTTCTGGGACCTACTGGGAGGGAAAACTCCCTATGCCAATGATAAAAGGTATGGGAACACAGCCTCCCCCTCTTCTGGGCTCCCCCTGCCTGCCAGGCTTGTGAATTGCACAAAGGCTAAAACctcagttttaaaaacatttctaagcAGCTTGATGCCCTTAAATGGACTATATTGCAGACTTCAGCAGGAAATCCTAGATGTCCAGTCTCGTCTCTTTGAATGTTCCAATAAGACCGGCCAATTCATTGTCACTGAGATCACAGACTTCACCCAGGATGACCTGAACCCTAGTGACGTGATGCTCCTAGATACCTGGGACCAG GTGTTCTTGTGGATTGGGGCTGAGGCCAATGCCATGGAGAAGGAGAGTGCCCTTGCCACAGCGCAGCAGTACCTGCACACTCACCCCAGCGGCCGAGATCCCGACACACCAATCCTGATCATTAAGCAGGGGTTTGAGCCTCCCATCTTCACAGGCTGGTTCCTAGCCTGGGACCCTAACATTTGGAGT gCAGGAAAAACATATGAACAATTAAAAGAAGAGCTGGGAGATGCTGCTGCTATCATGCGAATCACTGCT GACATGAAGAATGCAACCCTCTCCCTGAATTCTAATGACAGTGAGCCAAAATATTACCCTATAGCAGTTCTGTTGAAAAACCAGAATCAGGAGCTGCCTGAGGATGTAAACCCTGCCAAAAAGGAG AATTACCTCTCTGAACAGGACTTTGTGTCTGTGTTTGGCATCACAAGAGGGCAATTTGCAGCTCTGCCTGGCTGGAAACAGCtccaaatgaagaaagaaaaggggctTTTCTAA
- the AVIL gene encoding advillin isoform X5 has translation MPLTSAFRAVDNDPGIIVWRIEKMELALVPVSAHGNFYEGDCYVILSTRRVASLLSQDIHFWIGKDSSQDEQSCAAIYTTQLDDYLGGSPVQHREVQYHESDTFRGYFKQGIIYKQGGVASGMKHVETNTYDVKRLLHVKGKRNIRATEVEMSWDSFNRGDVFLLDLGKVIIQWNGPESNSGERLKGFIKMKSYPSSTNVETVNDGAESAMFKQLFQKWSVKDQTMGLGKTFSIGKIAKVFQDKFDVTLLHTKPEVAAQERMVDDGNGKVEVWRIENLELVPVEYQWYGFFYGGDCYLVLYTYEVNGKPHHILYIWQGRHASQDELAASAYQAVEVDRQFDGAAVQVRVRMGMEPRHFMAIFKGKLVIFEGGTSRKGNAEPDPPVRLFQIHGNDKSNTKAVEVPAFASSLNSSDVFLLRTQAEHYLWYGKGSSGDERAMAKELASLLCDGSENTVAEGQEPAEFWDLLGGKTPYANDKRYGNTASPSSGLPLPARLVNCTKAKTSVLKTFLSSLMPLNGLYCRLQQEILDVQSRLFECSNKTGQFIVTEITDFTQDDLNPSDVMLLDTWDQVFLWIGAEANAMEKESALATAQQYLHTHPSGRDPDTPILIIKQGFEPPIFTGWFLAWDPNIWSAGKTYEQLKEELGDAAAIMRITADMKNATLSLNSNDSEPKYYPIAVLLKNQNQELPEDVNPAKKENYLSEQDFVSVFGITRGQFAALPGWKQLQMKKEKGLF, from the exons ATGCCTCTGACCAGTGCCTTCAGGGCTGTGGACAACGACCCTGGGATCATTGTCTGGAGAATAGAG AAAATGGAGCTGGCGCTGGTGCCTGTGAGCGCCCACGGCAACTTCTATGAGGGGGACTGCTACGTCATCCTCTCG ACCCGGAGAGTGGCCAGTCTCCTATCCCAGGACATCCACTTCTGGATCGGGAAGGACTCCTCCCAGGATGAGCAAAGCTGCGCAGCCATCTATACCACACAGCTGGACGACTACCTGGGAGGCAGCCCTGTGCAGCACCGAGAGGTCCAGTACCATGAGTCAGACACTTTCCGTGGCTACTTCAAGCAGGGCATCAT CTACAAGCAGGGGGGTGTCGCCTCTGGGATGAAGCACGTGGAGACCAATACCTACGACGTGAAGCGGCTGCTACATgtgaaagggaaaagaaacatcAGGGCTACCGAG GTGGAAATGAGCTGGGACAGTTTCAACCGAGGTGATGTCTTCTTGCTGGACCTTGGGAAagtcatcatccaatggaatggCCCAGAGAGCAACAGTGGGGAGCGCCTGAAG GGCTTCATCAAGATGAAGAGCTACCCCAGCAGCACCAATGTGGAGACCGTCAACGATGGTGCTGAGTCGGCCATGTTCAAGCAGCTGTTCCAGAAGTGGTCAGTAAAGGACCAGACCATGGGCCTGGGGAAAACATTCAGCATTGGTAAAATTG CTAAAGTTTTCCAGGATAAATTTGATGTGACTCTGTTACACACCAAGCCAGAGGTAgctgcccaggaaagaatggtcGATGATGGCAACGGAAAAGTTGAG GTCTGGAGAATTGAGAACCTGGAGCTGGTCCCTGTGGAGTATCAATGGTATGGCTTCTTTTATGGGGGAGACTGTTATCTGGTCCTCTACACATACGAGGTAAACGGGAAGCCACATCACATCTTGTACATCTGGCAG GGCCGCCATGCCTCACAGGATGAGCTGGCAGCCTCAGCATACCAGGCAGTGGAGGTGGATCGGCAGTTTGATGGGGCCGCTGTGCAGGTTCGAGTCAGGATGGGAATGGAGCCACGCCACTTCATGGCCATCTTCAAAGGGAAGCTAGTTATCTTTGAG GGTGGGACTTCCAGGAAGGGAAATGCCGAGCCTGACCCTCCAGTAAGACTCTTCCAAATTCATGGAAATGACAAATCTAACACCAAAGCAGTGGAAGTTCCAGCCTTTGCCTCCTCCCTAAACTCCAGTGATGTCTTTCTGCTGCGAACTCAGGCAGAGCACTACCTGTGGTATGGCAAG GGGTCTAGTGGGGATGAGCGGGCAATGGCTAAGGAGCTGGCCAGCCTTCTCTGTGATGGCAGCGAGAACACTGTGGCCGAGGGCCAGGAGCCAGCCGAGTTCTGGGACCTACTGGGAGGGAAAACTCCCTATGCCAATGATAAAAGGTATGGGAACACAGCCTCCCCCTCTTCTGGGCTCCCCCTGCCTGCCAGGCTTGTGAATTGCACAAAGGCTAAAACctcagttttaaaaacatttctaagcAGCTTGATGCCCTTAAATGGACTATATTGCAGACTTCAGCAGGAAATCCTAGATGTCCAGTCTCGTCTCTTTGAATGTTCCAATAAGACCGGCCAATTCATTGTCACTGAGATCACAGACTTCACCCAGGATGACCTGAACCCTAGTGACGTGATGCTCCTAGATACCTGGGACCAG GTGTTCTTGTGGATTGGGGCTGAGGCCAATGCCATGGAGAAGGAGAGTGCCCTTGCCACAGCGCAGCAGTACCTGCACACTCACCCCAGCGGCCGAGATCCCGACACACCAATCCTGATCATTAAGCAGGGGTTTGAGCCTCCCATCTTCACAGGCTGGTTCCTAGCCTGGGACCCTAACATTTGGAGT gCAGGAAAAACATATGAACAATTAAAAGAAGAGCTGGGAGATGCTGCTGCTATCATGCGAATCACTGCT GACATGAAGAATGCAACCCTCTCCCTGAATTCTAATGACAGTGAGCCAAAATATTACCCTATAGCAGTTCTGTTGAAAAACCAGAATCAGGAGCTGCCTGAGGATGTAAACCCTGCCAAAAAGGAG AATTACCTCTCTGAACAGGACTTTGTGTCTGTGTTTGGCATCACAAGAGGGCAATTTGCAGCTCTGCCTGGCTGGAAACAGCtccaaatgaagaaagaaaaggggctTTTCTAA
- the AVIL gene encoding advillin isoform X3, with protein sequence MPLTSAFRAVDNDPGIIVWRIEKMELALVPVSAHGNFYEGDCYVILSTRRVASLLSQDIHFWIGKDSSQDEQSCAAIYTTQLDDYLGGSPVQHREVQYHESDTFRGYFKQGIIYKQGGVASGMKHVETNTYDVKRLLHVKGKRNIRATEVEMSWDSFNRGDVFLLDLGKVIIQWNGPESNSGERLKAMLLAKDIRDRERGGRAEIGVIEGDKEAASSELMKVLQDTFGRRSIIKPAVPDEIIDQKQKSTIMLYHISDSAGQLAVTEVATRPLVQDLLNHDDCYILDQSGTKIYVWKGKGATKAEKQAAMSKALGFIKMKSYPSSTNVETVNDGAESAMFKQLFQKWSVKDQTMGLGKTFSIGKIAKVFQDKFDVTLLHTKPEVAAQERMVDDGNGKVEVWRIENLELVPVEYQWYGFFYGGDCYLVLYTYEVNGKPHHILYIWQGRHASQDELAASAYQAVEVDRQFDGAAVQVRVRMGMEPRHFMAIFKGKLVIFEGGTSRKGNAEPDPPVRLFQIHGNDKSNTKAVEVPAFASSLNSSDVFLLRTQAEHYLWYGKGSSGDERAMAKELASLLCDGSENTVAEGQEPAEFWDLLGGKTPYANDKRLQQEILDVQSRLFECSNKTGQFIVTEITDFTQDDLNPSDVMLLDTWDQVFLWIGAEANAMEKESALATAQQYLHTHPSGRDPDTPILIIKQGFEPPIFTGWFLAWDPNIWSAGKTYEQLKEELGDAAAIMRITADMKNATLSLNSNDSEPKYYPIAVLLKNQNQELPEDVNPAKKENYLSEQDFVSVFGITRGQFAALPGWKQLQMKKEKGLF encoded by the exons ATGCCTCTGACCAGTGCCTTCAGGGCTGTGGACAACGACCCTGGGATCATTGTCTGGAGAATAGAG AAAATGGAGCTGGCGCTGGTGCCTGTGAGCGCCCACGGCAACTTCTATGAGGGGGACTGCTACGTCATCCTCTCG ACCCGGAGAGTGGCCAGTCTCCTATCCCAGGACATCCACTTCTGGATCGGGAAGGACTCCTCCCAGGATGAGCAAAGCTGCGCAGCCATCTATACCACACAGCTGGACGACTACCTGGGAGGCAGCCCTGTGCAGCACCGAGAGGTCCAGTACCATGAGTCAGACACTTTCCGTGGCTACTTCAAGCAGGGCATCAT CTACAAGCAGGGGGGTGTCGCCTCTGGGATGAAGCACGTGGAGACCAATACCTACGACGTGAAGCGGCTGCTACATgtgaaagggaaaagaaacatcAGGGCTACCGAG GTGGAAATGAGCTGGGACAGTTTCAACCGAGGTGATGTCTTCTTGCTGGACCTTGGGAAagtcatcatccaatggaatggCCCAGAGAGCAACAGTGGGGAGCGCCTGAAG GCTATGCTTCTGGCAAAGGATATTCGAGACAGGGAGCGAGGGGGCCGTGCTGAAATAGGAGTGATCGAGGGAGACAAGGAGGCAGCCAGCTCAGAGCTGATGAAGGTCCTTCAGGACACCTTTGGCCGACGCTCCATTATCAAGCCTGCAGTCCCTGATGAGATCATAGATCAGAAGCAGAAATCAACTATCATGTTGTATCA TATCTCAGATTCAGCTGGGCAGCTGGCAGTCACAGAGGTAGCAACAAGGCCTCTGGTCCAGGACTTACTGAACCATGAT GACTGCTACATCCTGGACCAAAGTGGAACCAAAATCTACGTGTGGAAAGGAAAAGGAGCCACAAAGGCTGAAAAACAGGCAGCCATGTCTAAAGCGCTG GGCTTCATCAAGATGAAGAGCTACCCCAGCAGCACCAATGTGGAGACCGTCAACGATGGTGCTGAGTCGGCCATGTTCAAGCAGCTGTTCCAGAAGTGGTCAGTAAAGGACCAGACCATGGGCCTGGGGAAAACATTCAGCATTGGTAAAATTG CTAAAGTTTTCCAGGATAAATTTGATGTGACTCTGTTACACACCAAGCCAGAGGTAgctgcccaggaaagaatggtcGATGATGGCAACGGAAAAGTTGAG GTCTGGAGAATTGAGAACCTGGAGCTGGTCCCTGTGGAGTATCAATGGTATGGCTTCTTTTATGGGGGAGACTGTTATCTGGTCCTCTACACATACGAGGTAAACGGGAAGCCACATCACATCTTGTACATCTGGCAG GGCCGCCATGCCTCACAGGATGAGCTGGCAGCCTCAGCATACCAGGCAGTGGAGGTGGATCGGCAGTTTGATGGGGCCGCTGTGCAGGTTCGAGTCAGGATGGGAATGGAGCCACGCCACTTCATGGCCATCTTCAAAGGGAAGCTAGTTATCTTTGAG GGTGGGACTTCCAGGAAGGGAAATGCCGAGCCTGACCCTCCAGTAAGACTCTTCCAAATTCATGGAAATGACAAATCTAACACCAAAGCAGTGGAAGTTCCAGCCTTTGCCTCCTCCCTAAACTCCAGTGATGTCTTTCTGCTGCGAACTCAGGCAGAGCACTACCTGTGGTATGGCAAG GGGTCTAGTGGGGATGAGCGGGCAATGGCTAAGGAGCTGGCCAGCCTTCTCTGTGATGGCAGCGAGAACACTGTGGCCGAGGGCCAGGAGCCAGCCGAGTTCTGGGACCTACTGGGAGGGAAAACTCCCTATGCCAATGATAAAAG ACTTCAGCAGGAAATCCTAGATGTCCAGTCTCGTCTCTTTGAATGTTCCAATAAGACCGGCCAATTCATTGTCACTGAGATCACAGACTTCACCCAGGATGACCTGAACCCTAGTGACGTGATGCTCCTAGATACCTGGGACCAG GTGTTCTTGTGGATTGGGGCTGAGGCCAATGCCATGGAGAAGGAGAGTGCCCTTGCCACAGCGCAGCAGTACCTGCACACTCACCCCAGCGGCCGAGATCCCGACACACCAATCCTGATCATTAAGCAGGGGTTTGAGCCTCCCATCTTCACAGGCTGGTTCCTAGCCTGGGACCCTAACATTTGGAGT gCAGGAAAAACATATGAACAATTAAAAGAAGAGCTGGGAGATGCTGCTGCTATCATGCGAATCACTGCT GACATGAAGAATGCAACCCTCTCCCTGAATTCTAATGACAGTGAGCCAAAATATTACCCTATAGCAGTTCTGTTGAAAAACCAGAATCAGGAGCTGCCTGAGGATGTAAACCCTGCCAAAAAGGAG AATTACCTCTCTGAACAGGACTTTGTGTCTGTGTTTGGCATCACAAGAGGGCAATTTGCAGCTCTGCCTGGCTGGAAACAGCtccaaatgaagaaagaaaaggggctTTTCTAA
- the AVIL gene encoding advillin isoform X1 — MPLTSAFRAVDNDPGIIVWRIEKMELALVPVSAHGNFYEGDCYVILSTRRVASLLSQDIHFWIGKDSSQDEQSCAAIYTTQLDDYLGGSPVQHREVQYHESDTFRGYFKQGIIYKQGGVASGMKHVETNTYDVKRLLHVKGKRNIRATEVEMSWDSFNRGDVFLLDLGKVIIQWNGPESNSGERLKAMLLAKDIRDRERGGRAEIGVIEGDKEAASSELMKVLQDTFGRRSIIKPAVPDEIIDQKQKSTIMLYHISDSAGQLAVTEVATRPLVQDLLNHDDCYILDQSGTKIYVWKGKGATKAEKQAAMSKALGFIKMKSYPSSTNVETVNDGAESAMFKQLFQKWSVKDQTMGLGKTFSIGKIAKVFQDKFDVTLLHTKPEVAAQERMVDDGNGKVEVWRIENLELVPVEYQWYGFFYGGDCYLVLYTYEVNGKPHHILYIWQGRHASQDELAASAYQAVEVDRQFDGAAVQVRVRMGMEPRHFMAIFKGKLVIFEGGTSRKGNAEPDPPVRLFQIHGNDKSNTKAVEVPAFASSLNSSDVFLLRTQAEHYLWYGKGSSGDERAMAKELASLLCDGSENTVAEGQEPAEFWDLLGGKTPYANDKRYGNTASPSSGLPLPARLVNCTKAKTSVLKTFLSSLMPLNGLYCRLQQEILDVQSRLFECSNKTGQFIVTEITDFTQDDLNPSDVMLLDTWDQVFLWIGAEANAMEKESALATAQQYLHTHPSGRDPDTPILIIKQGFEPPIFTGWFLAWDPNIWSAGKTYEQLKEELGDAAAIMRITADMKNATLSLNSNDSEPKYYPIAVLLKNQNQELPEDVNPAKKENYLSEQDFVSVFGITRGQFAALPGWKQLQMKKEKGLF, encoded by the exons ATGCCTCTGACCAGTGCCTTCAGGGCTGTGGACAACGACCCTGGGATCATTGTCTGGAGAATAGAG AAAATGGAGCTGGCGCTGGTGCCTGTGAGCGCCCACGGCAACTTCTATGAGGGGGACTGCTACGTCATCCTCTCG ACCCGGAGAGTGGCCAGTCTCCTATCCCAGGACATCCACTTCTGGATCGGGAAGGACTCCTCCCAGGATGAGCAAAGCTGCGCAGCCATCTATACCACACAGCTGGACGACTACCTGGGAGGCAGCCCTGTGCAGCACCGAGAGGTCCAGTACCATGAGTCAGACACTTTCCGTGGCTACTTCAAGCAGGGCATCAT CTACAAGCAGGGGGGTGTCGCCTCTGGGATGAAGCACGTGGAGACCAATACCTACGACGTGAAGCGGCTGCTACATgtgaaagggaaaagaaacatcAGGGCTACCGAG GTGGAAATGAGCTGGGACAGTTTCAACCGAGGTGATGTCTTCTTGCTGGACCTTGGGAAagtcatcatccaatggaatggCCCAGAGAGCAACAGTGGGGAGCGCCTGAAG GCTATGCTTCTGGCAAAGGATATTCGAGACAGGGAGCGAGGGGGCCGTGCTGAAATAGGAGTGATCGAGGGAGACAAGGAGGCAGCCAGCTCAGAGCTGATGAAGGTCCTTCAGGACACCTTTGGCCGACGCTCCATTATCAAGCCTGCAGTCCCTGATGAGATCATAGATCAGAAGCAGAAATCAACTATCATGTTGTATCA TATCTCAGATTCAGCTGGGCAGCTGGCAGTCACAGAGGTAGCAACAAGGCCTCTGGTCCAGGACTTACTGAACCATGAT GACTGCTACATCCTGGACCAAAGTGGAACCAAAATCTACGTGTGGAAAGGAAAAGGAGCCACAAAGGCTGAAAAACAGGCAGCCATGTCTAAAGCGCTG GGCTTCATCAAGATGAAGAGCTACCCCAGCAGCACCAATGTGGAGACCGTCAACGATGGTGCTGAGTCGGCCATGTTCAAGCAGCTGTTCCAGAAGTGGTCAGTAAAGGACCAGACCATGGGCCTGGGGAAAACATTCAGCATTGGTAAAATTG CTAAAGTTTTCCAGGATAAATTTGATGTGACTCTGTTACACACCAAGCCAGAGGTAgctgcccaggaaagaatggtcGATGATGGCAACGGAAAAGTTGAG GTCTGGAGAATTGAGAACCTGGAGCTGGTCCCTGTGGAGTATCAATGGTATGGCTTCTTTTATGGGGGAGACTGTTATCTGGTCCTCTACACATACGAGGTAAACGGGAAGCCACATCACATCTTGTACATCTGGCAG GGCCGCCATGCCTCACAGGATGAGCTGGCAGCCTCAGCATACCAGGCAGTGGAGGTGGATCGGCAGTTTGATGGGGCCGCTGTGCAGGTTCGAGTCAGGATGGGAATGGAGCCACGCCACTTCATGGCCATCTTCAAAGGGAAGCTAGTTATCTTTGAG GGTGGGACTTCCAGGAAGGGAAATGCCGAGCCTGACCCTCCAGTAAGACTCTTCCAAATTCATGGAAATGACAAATCTAACACCAAAGCAGTGGAAGTTCCAGCCTTTGCCTCCTCCCTAAACTCCAGTGATGTCTTTCTGCTGCGAACTCAGGCAGAGCACTACCTGTGGTATGGCAAG GGGTCTAGTGGGGATGAGCGGGCAATGGCTAAGGAGCTGGCCAGCCTTCTCTGTGATGGCAGCGAGAACACTGTGGCCGAGGGCCAGGAGCCAGCCGAGTTCTGGGACCTACTGGGAGGGAAAACTCCCTATGCCAATGATAAAAGGTATGGGAACACAGCCTCCCCCTCTTCTGGGCTCCCCCTGCCTGCCAGGCTTGTGAATTGCACAAAGGCTAAAACctcagttttaaaaacatttctaagcAGCTTGATGCCCTTAAATGGACTATATTGCAGACTTCAGCAGGAAATCCTAGATGTCCAGTCTCGTCTCTTTGAATGTTCCAATAAGACCGGCCAATTCATTGTCACTGAGATCACAGACTTCACCCAGGATGACCTGAACCCTAGTGACGTGATGCTCCTAGATACCTGGGACCAG GTGTTCTTGTGGATTGGGGCTGAGGCCAATGCCATGGAGAAGGAGAGTGCCCTTGCCACAGCGCAGCAGTACCTGCACACTCACCCCAGCGGCCGAGATCCCGACACACCAATCCTGATCATTAAGCAGGGGTTTGAGCCTCCCATCTTCACAGGCTGGTTCCTAGCCTGGGACCCTAACATTTGGAGT gCAGGAAAAACATATGAACAATTAAAAGAAGAGCTGGGAGATGCTGCTGCTATCATGCGAATCACTGCT GACATGAAGAATGCAACCCTCTCCCTGAATTCTAATGACAGTGAGCCAAAATATTACCCTATAGCAGTTCTGTTGAAAAACCAGAATCAGGAGCTGCCTGAGGATGTAAACCCTGCCAAAAAGGAG AATTACCTCTCTGAACAGGACTTTGTGTCTGTGTTTGGCATCACAAGAGGGCAATTTGCAGCTCTGCCTGGCTGGAAACAGCtccaaatgaagaaagaaaaggggctTTTCTAA